In Cupriavidus basilensis, the following proteins share a genomic window:
- a CDS encoding acetyl-CoA C-acetyltransferase produces the protein MRDAYIVDALRTPTGRRKGGLAHMHGADLGGFVLAELVGRNTIPAAEYDDVVFGCVDTIGPLAGNIARSAWLAAGLPLAVPGVTVDRQCGSSQQAVHFAAQAVMSGNQDVVIAGGVQTMTQIPISSAMLAGQALGFADPFSGSGGWQARFGDQPVSQFHAAQRIAGHWQLSREAMEAYALQSHQRAAKAIESGRFQREIVPCEGVVHDETPRPDTSLAKMASLEPLMPGSALTAAVSSQTADAAAALLVVSEDALKRYGLTPRARIAHMSVMGDDPLWMLTAPIPATKRALARSGLRWEDIDVVEINEAFASVAMAWLAETGYPAERTNPNGGAIALGHPLGATGARLMTTLLHELERTGGRYGLQTMCEGGGLANVTIIERL, from the coding sequence ATGAGAGATGCATATATCGTCGACGCGCTGCGCACCCCGACCGGACGCCGCAAGGGTGGCCTGGCACACATGCACGGGGCCGACCTTGGCGGCTTCGTGCTGGCCGAGCTGGTGGGCCGCAACACCATCCCGGCTGCGGAGTATGACGACGTGGTGTTCGGCTGCGTCGACACCATCGGGCCGCTGGCCGGCAATATCGCCCGCAGCGCCTGGCTGGCCGCCGGGCTGCCGCTGGCCGTGCCCGGCGTGACCGTGGACCGCCAGTGCGGCTCGTCGCAACAGGCCGTGCACTTCGCCGCGCAAGCGGTGATGAGCGGCAACCAGGACGTGGTCATTGCCGGCGGCGTGCAGACCATGACGCAGATCCCGATTTCATCGGCCATGCTGGCCGGGCAGGCGCTTGGCTTTGCCGATCCGTTCTCCGGCAGCGGGGGCTGGCAGGCGCGTTTCGGTGACCAGCCGGTGTCGCAGTTCCACGCCGCGCAGCGCATCGCCGGGCACTGGCAGCTGTCGCGCGAGGCGATGGAGGCCTATGCGCTGCAAAGCCACCAGCGCGCAGCCAAGGCCATCGAGAGCGGCCGCTTCCAGCGCGAGATCGTGCCTTGCGAAGGCGTGGTCCACGACGAAACGCCGCGGCCCGATACCTCGCTCGCCAAGATGGCATCGCTCGAACCGCTGATGCCCGGCAGCGCGCTGACCGCTGCGGTTTCCAGCCAGACCGCGGACGCGGCGGCGGCATTGCTGGTGGTCTCCGAAGATGCGCTCAAGCGCTACGGGCTCACGCCGCGCGCGCGCATCGCCCATATGAGCGTGATGGGCGACGACCCGCTGTGGATGCTGACCGCGCCCATTCCCGCGACGAAACGCGCGCTGGCGCGCAGCGGCCTGCGCTGGGAGGACATCGACGTGGTGGAGATCAACGAGGCGTTTGCTTCGGTGGCGATGGCCTGGCTGGCCGAGACCGGCTACCCGGCCGAGCGCACCAACCCGAACGGCGGCGCCATCGCGCTGGGGCATCCGCTGGGCGCAACCGGCGCGCGGCTGATGACCACGCTGCTGCACGAACTGGAGCGCACGGGCGGCCGCTACGGCCTGCAGACCATGTGCGAGGGCGGCGGCCTGGCCAACGTCACCATCATCGAGCGCCTGTGA
- a CDS encoding acyl-CoA dehydrogenase family protein, with translation MEFAFNEEQQQFVDSIRRFLMTEVTPELTREQWSSASGRSDALWQRLAAQGLTALLVPQACGGLGLSETEWAPLAQECGYFALAEPLLDTALVAAGMLSDCHAATQDAGIRERCESWLRRIAHGGARVAVAHPGQALVADAHVADAILCEHGGALHLVLPAQATLTAHASLDPSRRLFALGWAPDAGSLVLSATAAKPVWEAALNRGALGVAAQMLGLTQRMLDIAIDYSIQRKQFGKAIGANQALKHLLADVAIQHEFAKPVVYRAACTLAQGHGTAGLHVSHALLAATRTALLAARNTMQVHGAMGYTWELDLQIFMKRAWALADSWGDRALHKARVDAHILGAAVPIGAGATFATFATTANLASTL, from the coding sequence ATGGAATTCGCATTCAACGAAGAGCAGCAGCAGTTCGTCGATTCAATCAGGCGCTTCCTGATGACCGAAGTGACGCCAGAGCTGACGCGGGAACAGTGGAGCAGCGCCAGCGGCCGCTCCGATGCCCTTTGGCAGAGGCTGGCCGCGCAGGGCCTGACGGCGTTGCTGGTGCCGCAGGCTTGCGGCGGCCTGGGGCTGTCCGAAACCGAATGGGCGCCGCTGGCGCAGGAGTGCGGCTACTTCGCGCTGGCCGAGCCGCTGCTGGACACCGCGCTGGTAGCGGCCGGCATGCTGTCGGACTGCCACGCCGCCACGCAGGACGCAGGCATCCGCGAGCGCTGCGAAAGCTGGCTGCGCCGCATCGCGCACGGCGGCGCGCGCGTGGCGGTGGCGCATCCGGGCCAGGCCCTGGTGGCTGACGCCCACGTCGCCGATGCCATCCTGTGCGAGCACGGCGGCGCGCTGCACCTGGTGCTGCCGGCGCAGGCCACGCTCACCGCGCATGCCAGCCTCGATCCTTCACGCCGGCTCTTCGCGCTCGGCTGGGCGCCGGACGCCGGCAGCCTGGTGCTGAGCGCGACGGCCGCGAAGCCCGTGTGGGAAGCCGCGCTCAATCGCGGTGCGCTCGGCGTCGCCGCGCAGATGCTCGGCCTGACGCAACGCATGCTGGATATCGCCATCGACTACAGCATCCAGCGCAAGCAGTTCGGCAAGGCCATCGGCGCCAACCAGGCGCTCAAGCACCTGCTGGCGGATGTCGCCATCCAGCACGAATTCGCCAAGCCGGTGGTGTACCGCGCGGCCTGCACGCTGGCGCAAGGCCATGGCACCGCCGGGCTGCATGTGTCGCACGCGCTGCTGGCCGCCACGCGCACCGCGCTGCTCGCGGCACGCAACACCATGCAGGTGCACGGCGCGATGGGCTACACCTGGGAGCTGGACCTGCAGATCTTCATGAAGCGCGCCTGGGCCCTGGCCGACAGCTGGGGCGACCGGGCCTTGCACAAGGCGCGCGTGGACGCGCACATCCTCGGGGCGGCCGTGCCGATCGGGGCCGGCGCCACCTTTGCCACCTTTGCCACTACAGCCAACTTGGCATCAACACTTTGA
- a CDS encoding acyl-CoA dehydrogenase family protein, producing the protein MHLEYTERQQAFRAEIRAWLAERVPRAPLASFDTAEGFAQHRDWERTLYEGRWSMVTWPKELGGRGCDLIEWLIFEEEYWRAGAPMRVNQNGIFLLGPTLMEFGTPEQKARFLPRMAAGEHVWAQGWSEPNAGSDMAAIRCTAIRQGDEYVLNGQKIWSTRAVWADWLFGLFRTDPASSRHHGLTFLLMPLDTPGITVRPIRQLNGLTGFAEIFFDDVRVPAENRLAAEGAGWQVAMATAGFERGLMLRSPARFQETARALVRLYQEHRESADRDPALRDAVTRAWMDTEAYALSTYATASRLAKGGHIGAESSTNKVFWSELDIRMHETALAILGQRGELVPAQDAAQGTLGAWLDGFLFAQAGPIYAGTNEIQRNIVAERLLGMPRA; encoded by the coding sequence ATGCATCTCGAATACACCGAACGCCAGCAGGCCTTTCGCGCCGAGATCCGTGCCTGGCTGGCCGAGCGCGTGCCGCGCGCGCCGCTGGCCAGCTTCGACACCGCCGAAGGCTTCGCGCAGCATCGCGACTGGGAGCGCACCCTGTACGAGGGGCGCTGGAGCATGGTGACCTGGCCCAAGGAACTGGGCGGACGCGGCTGCGACCTGATCGAATGGCTGATCTTCGAGGAGGAGTACTGGCGGGCTGGCGCGCCGATGCGCGTCAACCAGAACGGCATCTTCCTGCTCGGGCCGACCTTGATGGAGTTCGGCACGCCGGAGCAGAAGGCGCGTTTCCTGCCACGCATGGCCGCCGGCGAGCACGTGTGGGCGCAGGGCTGGTCGGAGCCGAACGCGGGCTCCGACATGGCCGCGATCCGCTGCACCGCCATCCGGCAGGGCGACGAGTACGTGCTTAACGGGCAGAAGATCTGGTCGACCCGCGCGGTCTGGGCCGACTGGCTGTTCGGCCTGTTCCGCACCGATCCCGCGTCGTCGCGCCACCACGGCCTGACGTTCCTGCTGATGCCGCTGGATACGCCCGGCATCACGGTGCGGCCCATCCGCCAGCTGAACGGCCTGACCGGCTTTGCCGAGATCTTCTTCGACGATGTGCGGGTGCCGGCGGAGAACCGGCTGGCGGCGGAGGGGGCGGGCTGGCAGGTGGCGATGGCTACCGCCGGCTTCGAGCGCGGGCTGATGCTGCGCTCCCCGGCGCGCTTCCAGGAGACCGCGCGCGCGCTGGTCCGGCTCTACCAGGAACACCGGGAATCGGCCGACCGCGACCCCGCATTGCGCGACGCCGTCACGCGGGCCTGGATGGATACCGAGGCCTATGCGCTATCCACCTACGCCACCGCCAGCAGGCTGGCCAAGGGCGGGCATATCGGCGCGGAGTCCAGCACCAACAAGGTGTTCTGGTCCGAGCTGGATATCCGCATGCACGAAACCGCGCTGGCGATCCTCGGCCAGCGCGGTGAACTGGTGCCCGCGCAAGACGCGGCGCAAGGCACGCTCGGTGCCTGGCTGGACGGCTTCCTGTTCGCGCAGGCGGGGCCGATCTACGCGGGCACCAATGAGATCCAGCGCAACATCGTCGCCGAACGCCTGCTGGGGATGCCGCGCGCCTGA
- a CDS encoding enoyl-CoA hydratase family protein, whose amino-acid sequence MTTTRSSEPVALAGNEPFHIEVRDGVAELAIAHPPVNALDSAGWHALAAAIERLGRDDAVRVIVLRAEGRGFCAGVDIKELAAHPQRIVAVNAGNYVTFRAVHRNPKPVIAAVHGFVLGGGIGICGAADILIAAECARFGVPEIDRGAMGGGAHLQRMFGVQKVRAMYFTGDMIDAAEAYRLGAVERVVPRTALRDTALEMARRIAQKSPAMVRLAKEALNGVEDGNLEDKYRWEQGFTLQAYMSADSDEARAAFVEGREARFAAQASTVNA is encoded by the coding sequence ATGACAACGACGAGATCAAGCGAGCCTGTAGCACTGGCCGGTAACGAGCCCTTTCACATCGAGGTGCGGGACGGCGTGGCGGAACTGGCGATCGCCCATCCCCCGGTCAACGCGCTGGACAGCGCGGGCTGGCATGCGCTGGCGGCGGCCATCGAGCGGCTCGGCAGGGATGACGCCGTGCGCGTGATCGTGCTGCGCGCAGAGGGCCGGGGTTTCTGCGCCGGGGTCGACATCAAGGAGCTGGCGGCCCACCCGCAGCGCATCGTGGCGGTCAACGCCGGCAACTACGTCACCTTCCGCGCGGTCCATCGCAATCCAAAGCCTGTGATCGCGGCGGTGCACGGCTTCGTGCTTGGTGGCGGCATCGGCATCTGCGGCGCGGCGGATATCCTGATCGCCGCCGAGTGCGCGCGCTTCGGCGTGCCCGAGATCGACCGTGGCGCCATGGGCGGCGGTGCCCACCTGCAGCGCATGTTTGGCGTGCAGAAGGTGCGGGCGATGTATTTCACCGGCGACATGATCGACGCCGCCGAAGCCTACCGCCTGGGCGCGGTGGAGCGGGTGGTGCCGCGCACGGCGCTGCGCGATACCGCGCTGGAGATGGCGCGGCGCATCGCGCAGAAAAGCCCGGCCATGGTGCGCCTGGCCAAGGAGGCGCTCAACGGCGTGGAGGACGGCAACCTGGAGGACAAGTACCGCTGGGAGCAGGGCTTCACGCTGCAAGCCTATATGAGCGCGGATTCCGACGAGGCGCGCGCCGCCTTCGTGGAAGGGCGCGAAGCGCGCTTCGCGGCGCAGGCTTCCACTGTCAACGCCTGA
- a CDS encoding NAD(P)H-dependent flavin oxidoreductase codes for MSGAPLHTVLCDLLGCRYPIVQTAMGWVADARLVAASSNAGAFGFLAGATIEPGAVEQEILRVKALTSQPFGINFHMFQPNADEVVEMAIRHRLRAVSYGRGPDAAMIGRLKAAGVVCMPTVGAAKHAAKAVELGADVVTVQGGEGGGHTGGTPTTLLLPQVLDKVAVPVVAAGGFFDGRGLAAALAYGAAGIAMGTRFLMSGESPVPPQTLERYLAVRDAAQIRVSLAIDGLPQRMIDNRLLLALEQAGALRRTLMALATARQWRQHSGMGLAQMLAVAWRALRQHDYTTAQTLMAANAPVLIQRAMVEGHPDEGVLPSGQAAAAIGAIESCEQIVARIAAQAQARLGALTGPSSARPERGNPIQAIH; via the coding sequence ATGAGCGGCGCGCCCCTGCATACCGTGCTGTGCGACTTGCTGGGTTGCCGCTACCCGATCGTGCAGACCGCGATGGGCTGGGTGGCCGATGCCCGCCTGGTGGCCGCCAGCAGCAATGCCGGGGCCTTCGGCTTCCTGGCCGGCGCCACCATCGAGCCGGGCGCAGTCGAGCAAGAGATCCTGCGGGTGAAGGCGCTCACCAGCCAGCCCTTCGGCATCAACTTCCATATGTTCCAGCCCAACGCCGACGAGGTGGTCGAGATGGCCATCCGCCACCGGCTGCGCGCGGTCAGCTACGGACGCGGGCCGGACGCCGCGATGATCGGCCGGCTCAAGGCCGCGGGCGTGGTGTGCATGCCCACCGTGGGCGCGGCCAAGCACGCCGCCAAGGCCGTGGAGCTGGGCGCCGACGTGGTGACCGTGCAGGGCGGGGAGGGCGGCGGGCATACGGGCGGCACGCCCACCACGCTGCTGCTGCCGCAGGTGCTGGACAAGGTGGCGGTGCCGGTGGTGGCCGCGGGCGGCTTCTTCGACGGCCGCGGGCTGGCCGCGGCGCTGGCCTACGGCGCGGCGGGCATCGCCATGGGCACGCGCTTCCTGATGTCCGGCGAGTCGCCGGTGCCGCCGCAAACGCTGGAGCGCTACCTGGCAGTCCGGGATGCGGCGCAGATCCGCGTCTCGCTTGCCATCGACGGCCTGCCGCAACGGATGATCGACAACCGCCTGCTGCTGGCGCTGGAGCAGGCCGGAGCGCTGCGCCGCACGCTGATGGCGCTGGCTACCGCCCGCCAGTGGCGCCAGCACAGCGGCATGGGGCTCGCGCAGATGCTGGCGGTGGCTTGGCGCGCGCTGCGCCAGCACGACTACACCACGGCGCAAACGCTGATGGCGGCCAACGCGCCCGTGCTGATCCAGCGCGCCATGGTCGAAGGCCACCCCGACGAAGGCGTGCTGCCGAGCGGACAGGCCGCGGCGGCCATTGGCGCCATCGAATCCTGCGAGCAGATCGTTGCCCGCATTGCCGCGCAGGCCCAGGCGCGCCTGGGCGCGCTGACGGGACCATCCAGCGCCAGGCCGGAACGCGGCAATCCCATCCAAGCCATCCATTGA
- a CDS encoding enoyl-CoA hydratase, translated as MSSQANESLGLGPNAEVLFEAADGVAIVTMNRPQYHNAQNSKMTYALDEAFRRAAADDAVKVVILRGAGKHFSAGHDIGTPGRDIGESFERVSLWPDHVGKPGGEMLYTREQEVYLGMCRRWRDLPKPTIAMVHGACIAGGLMLAWVCDLIVASDDAFFADPVVRMGIPGVEYFAHAYELNPRIAKEFLFMGERMDAQRAYQMGMVNRVVPRAALDATVQGMAAKIAQMPRLGLSLTKQAINHVEELQGKRAAMDAAFAWHHFAHAHNELVSGDKLGGFDARAMAASQRTGEEKAA; from the coding sequence ATGTCATCGCAAGCTAACGAATCCCTTGGGCTGGGCCCCAACGCCGAGGTGCTTTTTGAGGCGGCCGACGGCGTGGCCATCGTCACCATGAACCGGCCGCAGTACCACAACGCGCAGAACTCCAAGATGACCTACGCGCTGGACGAAGCGTTCCGGCGCGCGGCGGCGGACGATGCGGTCAAGGTCGTGATCCTGCGCGGGGCCGGCAAGCACTTCTCGGCCGGGCACGATATCGGCACGCCGGGGCGCGACATTGGCGAGTCGTTCGAGCGCGTTTCGCTGTGGCCCGACCATGTGGGCAAGCCGGGCGGCGAGATGCTTTACACCCGCGAGCAGGAGGTCTACCTCGGCATGTGCCGGCGCTGGCGCGACCTGCCCAAGCCGACCATCGCCATGGTGCACGGCGCCTGCATTGCCGGTGGCCTGATGCTGGCCTGGGTGTGCGACCTGATCGTGGCGTCGGACGATGCCTTCTTTGCCGATCCGGTGGTGCGCATGGGCATTCCGGGTGTGGAGTATTTCGCGCACGCCTACGAGCTCAATCCGCGCATCGCCAAGGAATTCCTCTTCATGGGCGAGCGCATGGATGCCCAGCGCGCCTACCAGATGGGCATGGTCAACCGCGTGGTGCCGCGCGCGGCGCTGGATGCCACCGTGCAGGGCATGGCGGCCAAGATCGCGCAGATGCCGCGGCTGGGCTTGAGCCTCACCAAGCAGGCCATCAATCACGTCGAGGAACTGCAGGGCAAGCGCGCGGCCATGGACGCTGCCTTTGCCTGGCACCACTTCGCCCATGCCCACAACGAGCTGGTCAGCGGCGACAAGCTGGGCGGCTTCGACGCACGCGCCATGGCGGCTTCGCAACGCACCGGCGAGGAGAAGGCGGCATGA
- a CDS encoding CoA-transferase subunit beta, with translation MSATQQFTLAELMIAAAARAWRDDGEVMATGIGTGPRIAAGLARLLHNPGLMLTDGEAYLVEEPVPLGRREPGFKVRASGWMGYARVFDCLWGGRRHALVMPTQIDRFGQANISMLGGTHAQPKKQLLGARGFPGNSIHHANSFFVPAHSPRAFVAGEVDMVCSVGYNPARQIEGMRSFVDLRVIVTDLCVMDFTGPDHAIRVRSLHPGVSLEQVRAATGFALANPSGEILPQTPAPTADELAVIGRLDPHNLRAAIVRENPAVRAA, from the coding sequence GTGAGCGCCACTCAACAATTCACTCTCGCCGAACTGATGATCGCCGCCGCAGCCCGTGCCTGGCGCGACGACGGCGAGGTCATGGCCACCGGCATCGGCACCGGCCCGCGCATCGCGGCCGGGCTGGCGCGGTTGCTGCACAACCCTGGCCTGATGCTGACCGACGGCGAAGCCTATCTGGTGGAAGAGCCGGTGCCGCTGGGGCGCCGCGAGCCGGGCTTCAAGGTGCGCGCCAGCGGCTGGATGGGCTATGCGCGCGTATTCGACTGCCTGTGGGGCGGGCGTCGGCATGCGCTGGTGATGCCCACCCAGATCGATCGCTTCGGCCAGGCCAATATTTCCATGCTCGGCGGCACCCATGCGCAGCCAAAGAAGCAACTGCTCGGCGCACGCGGCTTTCCCGGCAACAGCATCCACCATGCCAACTCCTTCTTTGTGCCGGCGCACAGCCCGCGCGCCTTTGTGGCCGGCGAGGTCGATATGGTGTGCAGCGTGGGCTATAACCCGGCGCGCCAGATCGAAGGCATGCGCAGCTTTGTCGACCTGCGGGTGATCGTGACCGACCTGTGCGTGATGGATTTCACCGGTCCCGATCACGCCATCCGCGTGCGCTCGCTGCATCCTGGCGTGAGCCTGGAGCAGGTGCGGGCGGCCACCGGATTCGCACTGGCCAACCCATCCGGGGAAATACTGCCGCAGACCCCCGCGCCCACCGCGGATGAGCTGGCCGTCATCGGCCGGCTCGATCCGCACAACCTGCGCGCCGCCATCGTGCGCGAGAACCCGGCCGTGCGCGCCGCGTGA
- a CDS encoding CoA transferase subunit A codes for MRKTLDKTMTAAEVVGRLADGMTIGIGGWGPRRKPMALVREILRSPLKDLTVVAYGGPEVGMLCAAGKVRKVVFGFVSLDVIPLEPHFRAARERGEIDVWELDEGMLQLGLRAAAARLPFLPTRAGLGTDVLACNPALRTVRSPYADGEVLLAMPAIPLDAALLHVNESDVLGNTRIDGPDPFFDEWFARAAGRCYVSCEVLHDRLEDEDLARARNNPFERALVSGVVHAPGGAHPTSCGPAYGFDLPQLKAYCASAEQEAGFATYRKDVIGGTEASYLDKIGGMRHVLDLPLPVL; via the coding sequence ATGCGCAAGACACTGGACAAGACCATGACCGCGGCCGAAGTGGTCGGCCGCCTCGCTGATGGCATGACCATCGGTATCGGCGGCTGGGGCCCTCGCCGCAAGCCGATGGCGCTGGTGCGGGAAATCCTGCGCTCGCCGCTGAAGGACCTTACCGTGGTGGCCTACGGCGGCCCGGAAGTCGGCATGCTGTGCGCTGCCGGCAAGGTGCGCAAGGTGGTGTTCGGCTTCGTCTCGCTCGACGTGATCCCGCTGGAGCCGCATTTCCGCGCGGCCCGCGAGCGCGGCGAAATCGACGTCTGGGAACTCGACGAGGGCATGTTGCAGCTCGGCTTGCGCGCCGCTGCCGCGCGCCTGCCGTTCCTGCCGACGCGCGCCGGGCTCGGGACCGACGTGCTGGCTTGCAACCCCGCACTCAGGACCGTGCGCTCGCCCTACGCCGATGGCGAGGTGTTGCTGGCGATGCCGGCCATCCCGCTCGACGCTGCGTTGCTGCATGTCAACGAGAGCGATGTGCTGGGCAACACCCGTATCGATGGCCCCGATCCCTTTTTCGACGAGTGGTTCGCGCGGGCGGCGGGCCGGTGCTATGTGAGCTGCGAGGTCCTGCACGACCGCCTGGAGGACGAAGACCTCGCGCGGGCGCGCAACAACCCCTTCGAGCGCGCGCTTGTCAGCGGCGTGGTGCACGCGCCAGGCGGGGCGCATCCCACTTCCTGCGGGCCGGCCTATGGCTTTGACCTGCCGCAGCTGAAGGCCTACTGCGCCAGCGCCGAGCAGGAGGCGGGCTTCGCCACCTACCGCAAGGACGTGATCGGCGGCACCGAAGCCAGCTACCTGGACAAGATCGGTGGCATGCGCCACGTGCTGGACCTGCCGTTGCCGGTCCTTTGA
- a CDS encoding VOC family protein yields MMDIRALGYIVVESTDTERWRHYGEQVLGMACTNAPHGALYLKMDERDYRYLIVPGKQDRYLASGWELAGEAAFNHALATLRAANVEVTHASEAERIQRRAQAVAWFADPSGNRHEIFWGMRSDFLRFVSPIGVSCFVTDPLGAGHSVLPAPAFDETYAFLRDVMGFGLSDIFRARFTTDPAEPEKRIHFLHCGNGRHHSLAIFEAPAPSGCVHVMAEVPDMGEVGRALDRAQQHGVALSATLGQHCNDRIVSFYMKTPGGFDLEYGYGGLVVDWSQHAAFEATRVSLWGHDFSIGYR; encoded by the coding sequence ATGATGGACATCCGAGCGCTCGGCTATATCGTGGTCGAGTCCACCGACACCGAGCGCTGGCGCCACTACGGCGAGCAAGTGCTCGGCATGGCGTGCACCAATGCGCCCCATGGCGCGCTCTATCTCAAGATGGACGAGCGCGACTACCGCTACCTGATCGTGCCCGGCAAGCAGGACCGCTACCTGGCATCGGGCTGGGAGCTGGCCGGCGAGGCGGCCTTCAACCACGCGCTTGCCACGTTGCGTGCCGCCAACGTGGAAGTCACGCATGCCAGCGAGGCTGAGCGCATCCAGCGGCGCGCGCAGGCTGTGGCCTGGTTCGCCGATCCTTCCGGCAACCGGCACGAGATCTTCTGGGGCATGCGATCGGATTTCCTGCGCTTTGTCTCGCCCATCGGCGTGTCGTGCTTCGTCACCGATCCGCTGGGTGCGGGGCACTCCGTGCTGCCGGCGCCGGCCTTTGACGAAACCTATGCCTTTCTGCGTGATGTGATGGGCTTCGGCCTGTCGGACATCTTCCGCGCGCGCTTCACTACTGATCCGGCGGAGCCGGAGAAGCGCATCCACTTCCTGCATTGCGGCAACGGGCGGCACCACAGCCTGGCCATCTTCGAGGCCCCCGCGCCCAGCGGCTGCGTCCATGTGATGGCCGAGGTGCCGGACATGGGGGAGGTGGGCCGCGCGCTCGACCGCGCGCAGCAGCACGGCGTGGCGCTCTCGGCCACGCTGGGCCAGCACTGCAACGATCGCATTGTTTCCTTCTACATGAAGACGCCCGGCGGCTTCGACCTCGAGTACGGCTACGGTGGGCTGGTGGTCGACTGGAGCCAGCACGCCGCCTTTGAGGCCACCCGGGTCAGCCTGTGGGGCCACGATTTCAGCATCGGATATCGCTAG
- a CDS encoding helix-turn-helix transcriptional regulator, with translation MSMAKTVHRIEPSIYATAGFTVPQYGELLDAIYRGPLEEAPWSSALESVRVLLNARAAALMLRPPTFDRPGSMFNMPPRDTYARNPITYDSHYHALDPFVDLPPGTVTTVDKFLGTEAWCQSGIYRQLLKGMDMRYILGADIQTDDGVMCRFRLCRSHDAGDFSEKDEAVCIALLPHIKRAVDVYSRIDVAESERGLYEHAVDRMQIGMVMLDDQGIVLKANAAARTVLSEDDGIRLRGGKFELADSRARGRFRELVRRSIDSIPISHDDGAPGPMVEAMSLARPSGKGRLEVLIRAIPVREWSEENKWCPACVVVIRDPACSSRTSVEVLRQLFDFTPAEASLALLMANGCSLEAAAEALKVKTNTVRSHLRSVFQKAGVTRQAELVRTLLNSVMSLS, from the coding sequence ATGTCAATGGCGAAAACCGTGCATCGTATCGAGCCTTCGATCTATGCAACGGCGGGTTTTACGGTCCCGCAGTATGGCGAGCTGCTCGACGCCATCTATCGCGGACCGCTCGAGGAAGCACCGTGGTCGAGCGCGCTCGAGTCCGTGCGCGTCCTGCTCAATGCCCGCGCCGCAGCCCTGATGCTGCGACCGCCCACGTTCGACCGTCCCGGATCGATGTTCAACATGCCGCCGCGCGACACCTATGCGCGCAACCCGATCACGTACGACAGCCATTACCATGCGCTGGACCCGTTTGTCGACCTGCCGCCAGGCACCGTGACCACGGTGGACAAGTTCCTGGGCACCGAGGCATGGTGCCAGAGCGGCATCTACCGGCAACTGCTCAAGGGCATGGATATGCGCTATATCCTTGGCGCGGATATCCAGACCGACGACGGCGTGATGTGCCGCTTCCGCCTGTGCCGCAGCCACGACGCCGGGGATTTCTCGGAGAAGGACGAAGCCGTCTGCATTGCGCTGCTGCCTCACATCAAGCGCGCCGTCGACGTGTACTCCCGCATCGATGTGGCCGAGTCCGAACGTGGCCTCTACGAACACGCGGTCGACCGCATGCAGATCGGCATGGTCATGCTGGACGACCAGGGCATCGTGCTCAAGGCCAATGCGGCGGCGCGCACGGTTCTGAGCGAGGATGACGGTATCCGCCTGCGCGGCGGCAAGTTCGAGCTCGCAGACAGCCGGGCGCGCGGCCGCTTCCGTGAGCTGGTCCGGCGCTCGATCGATTCGATCCCGATCTCACACGATGACGGCGCCCCCGGGCCCATGGTGGAGGCGATGTCCCTGGCCCGCCCTTCGGGCAAGGGCAGGCTCGAGGTGTTGATCCGCGCGATACCCGTTAGGGAATGGTCGGAAGAGAACAAATGGTGTCCCGCTTGCGTGGTGGTCATCCGCGACCCCGCGTGCAGCTCCCGGACCTCCGTCGAGGTGTTGCGCCAGTTGTTTGATTTCACGCCGGCGGAGGCATCGCTGGCGCTGCTGATGGCCAACGGCTGTTCGCTGGAAGCCGCAGCCGAAGCGTTGAAGGTGAAGACCAATACCGTGCGCAGCCATTTGCGCTCCGTCTTCCAGAAAGCGGGCGTCACCCGGCAAGCCGAGCTGGTGCGCACGCTGCTCAACAGCGTCATGTCGCTCAGTTGA